A stretch of the Candidatus Melainabacteria bacterium RIFOXYA2_FULL_32_9 genome encodes the following:
- a CDS encoding chromosome segregation protein SMC: protein MYIKEIELDNFKSFSDKTIIPFLEGFTTISGPNGSGKSNIIDSVLFALGLSTSRTLRAEKLPDLINNLGKKNEASVKISFTENGKDVTFSIARKIKRNSNGYTGTYYLNDRVSSLTEIHDYLSKYNISSGCYNVMMQGDVTGIINMTPFERRKILDEIAGVADFDRRIEQAKKELETVEDRVDKSTIILNEIDVRLTQLEEERTQALKYQKLKEEKQGLESKISIVKYFDIKNSMERLHESILDANKTKKAEEEKLNELRTKLETTQAELKEISDLVKAKGEDEQIEIKKQIEALKGVVARKKDAIAYIEKQVQDNNSNTESAKDNIQRLKEKIEDTTLKIDNKKDEISIIEQNIKQEKQELDRITSEVSSINKTTNENLEQRSALRRNLESKQDEENALIKDKLVLEENLSRYKRDIEEAEKEIEKSDESKKELLSNKDMLEVQTTELNKELKDYEILQKNCLFELDKIKNELNDSNYNISLAYKRVAQLEANKKAVEDMNFGREIDTIMNSGLTGVHAPLAKLGQVNKEYATALEIAMGGRMRFIVVDTDEIASKAIEILKSARAGRATFLPLNKINPRPRGLKVPNIDGIIDYAINLIEFDSIYESAFHFALGETLIVEDMNVARRLIGKYRMVTLDGSLLEKSGAMTGGSVTRSGLKFAQADDDELNIYKERVKELENKSISLERTKAETEKKLDSIRHDYSSTMNELNRKKLELDNISRNLKDFDATLESKRNLIVELTPKVEEVDKSLNIQNEKLQKITEIIENISIQIENIEKTLPKDDLTKLNDLTESIEFQIKSNESKLANCHNEIKALKMEIDFNNQAIKAQEERIEKLGQDNITLGQEKELHKNEIATTEQRIAELNEKIKEIGHELVELQQKRDSINEEVLNLEKRKSIAESKIERLQEQVEAFKARRKELEPELFGIREELIQQGYDIATLAKVDISIEEVNKGISRLQRKMEDLEPVNMKALVEYDEVLNRKQELKNKIDTLSNEKTQIIERMNGYEDLKFKSFMDTFNNVNGNFIEIFEQLSDGIGSLILENPHEPFTGGLTIEAQPRGKKMQRLEAMSGGEKSLTALAFVFALQRYMPAPFYAFDEVDMHLDGINAERLAQMIKTQASNTQFIVVSLRKPMIESANRTIGVTQKNNGATKVTGVKFHE from the coding sequence ATATATATCAAAGAGATAGAATTAGATAATTTTAAGTCTTTTTCAGATAAGACCATTATTCCTTTTCTGGAAGGCTTTACTACCATATCAGGACCTAATGGTTCTGGTAAAAGTAATATTATTGACAGTGTTTTATTTGCTCTTGGATTATCAACATCCCGAACATTAAGAGCTGAAAAGCTTCCTGACCTCATAAATAATCTTGGCAAGAAAAATGAAGCTTCGGTTAAAATAAGCTTCACTGAAAATGGCAAAGATGTCACCTTTTCAATTGCAAGAAAAATCAAAAGAAACAGTAACGGCTATACAGGCACATATTATCTAAACGACAGAGTCTCATCCCTAACTGAAATCCATGATTATTTATCTAAATATAATATATCTTCGGGTTGTTACAACGTTATGATGCAGGGTGACGTCACTGGCATCATCAATATGACTCCTTTTGAAAGAAGAAAAATTCTTGATGAAATAGCCGGTGTCGCTGATTTTGACAGAAGGATAGAACAGGCAAAGAAAGAACTTGAAACCGTTGAAGATCGTGTAGATAAATCTACCATTATCCTGAATGAAATTGATGTTAGGTTAACTCAACTTGAAGAAGAAAGAACTCAAGCTCTCAAATATCAAAAATTAAAGGAAGAAAAACAAGGCCTTGAAAGTAAAATTTCCATAGTTAAGTACTTTGACATTAAAAATTCTATGGAACGTCTTCATGAAAGCATTCTTGATGCTAATAAAACCAAAAAAGCAGAAGAAGAAAAATTAAATGAGTTAAGAACTAAACTTGAAACCACTCAGGCAGAATTAAAAGAAATTTCTGATCTTGTTAAAGCTAAAGGTGAAGATGAACAGATAGAAATTAAAAAGCAAATTGAAGCTTTAAAAGGAGTTGTAGCAAGAAAGAAAGACGCTATTGCTTATATAGAAAAACAGGTTCAAGATAATAATAGCAATACTGAAAGTGCTAAAGATAATATTCAAAGATTAAAAGAAAAAATCGAAGATACAACCCTAAAAATAGACAATAAAAAAGATGAAATAAGCATCATTGAGCAAAATATCAAGCAGGAAAAACAGGAACTTGACAGAATCACCAGCGAAGTTTCAAGCATAAATAAAACAACAAACGAAAATCTTGAGCAAAGAAGTGCTTTAAGAAGAAATCTTGAATCTAAACAGGATGAAGAAAACGCTCTTATAAAAGACAAATTGGTTCTTGAAGAGAATTTATCAAGATATAAGCGAGATATAGAAGAAGCAGAAAAAGAAATAGAAAAATCTGATGAATCTAAAAAAGAACTCTTATCTAATAAAGATATGCTGGAAGTTCAGACAACTGAATTAAATAAAGAATTAAAAGACTATGAGATCCTGCAAAAGAACTGTTTATTTGAGTTAGATAAAATTAAAAATGAATTAAATGACTCAAACTATAATATTTCTCTGGCTTACAAAAGAGTTGCCCAATTAGAAGCAAATAAAAAAGCCGTAGAAGATATGAATTTCGGTAGGGAAATTGATACCATAATGAATTCAGGTTTAACCGGAGTTCATGCCCCTCTGGCTAAATTAGGTCAGGTCAACAAAGAATATGCAACCGCTCTTGAAATAGCCATGGGCGGTAGAATGAGATTTATTGTAGTTGATACTGATGAAATTGCCAGTAAAGCCATCGAAATTTTGAAATCTGCAAGAGCAGGTAGAGCCACTTTTCTGCCTTTAAATAAGATTAATCCCAGACCCAGAGGACTGAAAGTTCCAAATATAGATGGAATAATAGATTATGCTATTAACCTTATAGAATTTGACAGTATTTACGAATCTGCTTTTCATTTTGCACTTGGAGAAACACTTATAGTAGAGGATATGAACGTAGCAAGAAGATTAATCGGTAAATACCGTATGGTTACCCTTGATGGCAGTCTTCTTGAAAAATCAGGTGCTATGACAGGTGGATCGGTCACCAGATCAGGCTTAAAATTCGCTCAGGCTGACGACGATGAGCTTAATATCTACAAAGAACGAGTTAAAGAGCTGGAAAACAAAAGTATTAGCCTCGAAAGAACAAAAGCTGAAACAGAGAAAAAGCTTGATTCAATTAGGCATGATTACTCAAGCACAATGAATGAGCTTAACAGAAAGAAATTGGAACTTGATAATATTTCAAGAAACCTGAAAGACTTTGATGCGACTTTAGAATCGAAGCGTAATTTAATTGTTGAACTTACCCCAAAAGTTGAAGAAGTCGATAAATCATTAAATATACAAAATGAAAAACTCCAAAAAATTACTGAAATCATTGAAAATATTAGCATCCAAATAGAAAATATAGAAAAAACCTTACCAAAAGACGATTTAACAAAATTAAACGATTTGACTGAAAGTATAGAATTCCAGATCAAGAGCAACGAATCTAAACTTGCCAATTGCCACAATGAAATTAAAGCTCTTAAAATGGAAATAGACTTCAACAATCAAGCAATTAAAGCTCAGGAAGAAAGAATTGAGAAACTTGGTCAGGATAATATAACTCTTGGTCAGGAAAAAGAACTGCATAAAAATGAAATAGCCACTACTGAGCAGAGAATTGCTGAATTAAACGAGAAAATTAAAGAAATAGGGCATGAATTAGTCGAACTTCAACAAAAAAGAGATAGTATTAATGAAGAAGTTCTAAATCTTGAAAAGAGAAAAAGCATTGCTGAATCAAAAATCGAAAGATTACAAGAGCAGGTTGAAGCTTTCAAAGCAAGAAGAAAAGAATTAGAGCCTGAACTTTTTGGAATTAGAGAAGAACTTATTCAGCAAGGTTATGATATAGCAACATTAGCAAAAGTAGATATATCTATCGAAGAAGTAAATAAAGGAATATCAAGACTTCAACGCAAAATGGAAGATCTGGAACCTGTAAATATGAAGGCTCTGGTTGAATACGATGAGGTTCTCAATAGAAAACAAGAGCTAAAAAATAAGATAGATACCTTGTCTAACGAAAAAACTCAGATAATTGAAAGAATGAATGGATATGAAGATTTAAAGTTTAAATCATTTATGGACACATTCAATAATGTAAACGGTAATTTCATAGAAATTTTTGAGCAATTATCTGACGGCATAGGCAGTTTAATACTTGAAAATCCCCATGAACCATTTACCGGCGGTTTAACTATTGAAGCACAGCCAAGAGGCAAAAAGATGCAACGCCTGGAAGCTATGAGTGGCGGAGAGAAGTCCCTTACAGCTTTAGCTTTTGTATTTGCATTACAACGCTACATGCCAGCGCCATTTTATGCTTTTGATGAAGTAGATATGCACCTTGATGGCATAAATGCAGAACGATTAGCACAAATGATTAAAACTCAGGCTTCAAATACACAATTTATAGTAGTTTCTTTAAGAAAACCTATGATAGAATCAGCAAATAGGACTATAGGTGTTACCCAGAAAAATAATGGTGCAACAAAAGTAACAGGGGTGAAGTTCCATGAGTAG
- a CDS encoding rubrerythrin, producing MPEFSSPFTGLNSDRKLTKGELIRALRFSIAAEYEAIQIYMQIAQSIDDELAKKVLIDVANEEKEHAGEFLRVLRELSPEEFEFYKNGEEEVEEMMKEK from the coding sequence ATGCCTGAATTTTCAAGTCCGTTTACAGGTTTAAACAGTGATAGAAAGCTTACTAAAGGTGAATTAATACGTGCTCTAAGATTTAGCATAGCAGCAGAGTATGAAGCCATACAGATTTATATGCAAATAGCTCAATCTATAGATGATGAACTAGCTAAAAAAGTCCTCATAGATGTTGCAAATGAGGAAAAAGAGCATGCCGGCGAATTTCTGCGGGTATTACGAGAACTTTCTCCCGAAGAATTTGAGTTTTACAAGAATGGTGAAGAAGAAGTAGAGGAAATGATGAAAGAAAAATAA